The Amphiura filiformis chromosome 15, Afil_fr2py, whole genome shotgun sequence region TATAATTTCTCAGAGACTCTACTTTCACTCTTACATGCATGTACttgatgaaaacatttttgactCAGTTCCACTCCTCGAAGAAGTATAGCATAGGTCCTGTTTCTTGTTTCCAAATTATATGGCACCATAGTCcgaatcagtcccagaacaaaatattaacttACTGACACGATCTagtctagactcgctgagtctcatggacgccgttcctatgtccatcagactcgtatttcccattttggatgtcaatgggaaatacacacttaacgctttgcgccggttagaaacttgaaaaaaaatctttaaaattttatcaatgtatataaaagtggtaccaaccttattgtgcttgctaatttaagactcggttgaaacaaaattaaggatcgaatgcatttcaaaaaggcaaaattatcgtcaaagttctgccgaaatcggcacccttgcgaagggttcagaattcgaatcgggaacgaaaatatccgatctttgcgatcaaacacacaacattacaactttaaacatactattggcaaaagacattattgccaaacaatatagaatagaaaatttgacatcattttctcaaaatattgaagaaatttgctcactagacatcgaaaaagtacgcaatccaattcccgttcaaacgcgtgagaaactgaaagtgcataatcccgactaatctagtccgaataatcagacccagaacaaaatattaatttctgacatgatggtGGACACGATCGTGTTCTgccattataggcctattacaatagaATAATAATAGCAAACCACAGATCATGGCAAGAAACCGAGCAAACAGAAATCCATGGTATTATTCCGAATCGTCCACTTGAAATGTTGTGAAGACTGGTATAATAAtgatggtaaacatggtaaataggcTACTTACAATTTCACTGATCGATCACGCCGATTTTCTCCTATCCTTGGTAGCTTAGATATGATGGCGATTCCTTGAGCAACTTATTAGGCCTTTATACATGAGTATATTATTACGAAAAATTATTTATAAGATATGGATGGCCATGCAGTGTCATTTTCGCGTGTCATTTCAATAGTTTCCCATCTTCGTCCTTGATCGACAAGAGCACAACACAATAAATAAATCCTCCGACTCTCTCTTTCAGTCACAGTTGACCGAACATCACCGGCTTTTGAGGTCGCAGAGCAATTTCATTGTTGATCGAAAtaagattccatttaaaagggAAACCGACGTACATCAATGTATTTAATGATCACCATCGAGCAATGCCGGTCTCCGGCGCGGCGAATGATGCGGACTAGAACATAAAGGTGTTCTTTCTTGAGACTGGTAAATAGGCCTACTAAGTAGACTAATGACAGCTTATGACTAATGAGCCCAAAATCAGAAATAAATTAAACACAAATTCCGTGTTTTGGTGTTTTTCATGATGCAAAGTTAGTCTTATTTCGATCGAGAAAAAAcacacaccaaaaaacaaaaaattaaacatgatgcagtcatgtctacagtagaattcatctcgacctttgcaggacttaaccccattaaaagctattaaaccaagataacactcattgaaacagctcaactgattaaatcggatcttctctggttgtgcacaagtgactgttttcatgtgcgatatcgcaataaaactggtattcatagcttcagttggataaccgattataaaggaaacgaaaggaaacaatgttatgtgtggctttgttcacgaaatcagacaatgtcgtgctttttgtaaaccagcattcttgaaaatgagcaacataatgatttttgacttaacacggtttagaaataatttcttcatatttttggtgttatctgtcgtttacatatccttcctaaaacaccaaagtacgagtatttccaaacatctaaatttgctaaaaatttaggacatgttacaaaactatattgtctagaattttagaagagtacttttaatattggccggttatttttcacacagcgacgttaactaggcaatgtactattacctataacattaactaaaacaccaaagtacgaatatttccaaacatctaaattagctaaaatttaggacatgttaaaaactatattttctagaactttagaagagtacttttaatattggccggttatttttcacacagcgacgttaactagtcatatccccattctgttaacgtagggctatttgtaaaggtcacgcgtcaatgggaaagagcactgtgtattgtgtataggaaaacggacagtaactgcagtatgaaacaaCAACACAATGGTGGGCACAACCTTTAACCGTTAACCAATTGATAATTATGGTACACCGTAAAACACAAACGTTTTTAagattattcgcaaaaggttagaaaaggttgtcagaaaaagtttaaatgtcgggttatataaagggtataaatcattttcataacattcaaaaacattttttcaaaacttcctaacaTAATGCGAAATATTTATcaaacaatgtttgcaaaaatattttacaagaacattaagacattttaaaaatgttgttgtagtatgttttcatacaaaacgttttaaaaaggttttcatgatctttataataCAGTCCAGcatttttaatgtcattaaaacatttttaccaaaattaaaACCGAAACATATtacccgtttaaaacgttttgtgtttgatgagTATACTTTTAGTATGTACTATCCCTATccctatatttattttaaaacccAATCGTGCAATTATTTTCAATACCATGACTACTAACAGCCATCTTCTTGGACTTTCCTTTTCTTAAGCTTTTCCTTTTtagaggaatttttatttatagaAATTCTGTTGTTTCTTTCAGAAGCCTACCGTGCCTAAGAGGCATGGCGATCATTCCTTGAACAACTTTCCAAGGGCAACCGTAAATTTAAGGTAAACTCTGGAATTCATCTGATAGTCAGATTTCATGTCTTTCTCAAAATTTCTCCGGTCTTCGCAATATTGGTTATACATCTCTTCCAGATGCTCGCCATCATATGATTCCATGAGGTCACATAGATcatccattttgtttttcttcagccATTCTTGGACATCTGATTCAGTCCAGTTGGAAGCAAGTGATATTTGTGATGGAGTAAACTCGCCATTACCTCGGACACCTCTGCACTGTATCGCGGCCACTGGAGCTATATGAGAAAACAACAGGCACAACTTCGTTTAGCCTATCTAAACATGCACTTCAGTGGGCCCTAGGTTGAGCTAAAATTTTGAGGCCCTTGGTTAGGCCTATCCGGAAGCATGTGTTACACATCACCACGCCCATCCCTGTATAAACTGATTCTTAAATTCCAAACCAGTGCCTCACTAAATTTTTCCAATTTCCTTTTGCCTTTGTCTTATTTTGACTTTTATTTGGGTTATCCTCCCTTCGGGCCCTTTGGATGTAGGCACGGGGCCGGTCCCATCTGGCCCTGTAGTAAATCCGGTCCCGCaaacaaattttcaattttcacaTGCAATAGGCCTTATTCCACTGAATCTTACCACTCAAGTGAAAACTTGTTGCTGAAGTTTCCTACGAAAAATCAACTGCTTACACATTTTTTAACATAGGGCCTATTGAAAACTTGATGTTGAAGTTAACCGTGCTCATGAAAATTCAACTGCTGTCATATCTTGTAACTTATTGAAACTTGTTGCCAGTGGCGTAACTGGGGGGGGCAAGAGGccggcaacgtgccccgggcgctaccactaggggtGCGCCAAATCGCCAAATCATAATGCCGATGCCATTCCCCCAcacccgcgtctaagatattctcgggtgggggagggtaggggcgccaattttatttcttgccccgggcgctaccaacccaagttacgccactgcttgtTGCTGAAGCCCCCCTGTTATTCAACATACGACCATACCTGCCACAAACTTTACTGAAGTAGTAGTTCCATACACGTCAATAAGGGGCCACATTGGCTCACGAGCATTTACCGATGATTCTAACTTGTTATCACTCGCAACTTggccatcaacatgatcaatggaaTATTTGACGATATTTTCGGCAGTGTAGAAGTAAGAAAAGGTTACTCCTTCTTTGATTAGTCTTTGATCATTTACAGCAGAAGCCCAGTAACCTTGTTTTTTGGTGAGATCTGGAATTACATACTGTGGCAATGACTGTGGATCGATAGTATCTGGATTGTGATTGGTGAAACCAAAACGTAAAGCGCCTGCATATTCCGGTGTCGTAGATCTGATTTCGAAAGTGACTCTTTCCCCGGGTGCTACCGGATGGTCCCCAAACACGATTCCATGGTGAAATCTGGCTATTCTCGTAGCGACTGTCGCCTCTTCCGAGAGGGTTATATGTTTTCCATGGCATGTGTTGTGGAACTTCATTGGGGTTTGTTGCTCTGTATATTACTTAACGTAAAATGAGAGCTAAAATGGTCGTTCTGTATGCGCAATGATGACACAGTTAGTAACATGCGGATATATAACGAACTCTGATGAATCTTGATATTCCGGATATCTATAGAGGTGAGTTCAATTCGTTATCAATACCAACTGAACCTTTGGAATCGTGAACCCTATCTTTCTGATAAAgtaaaattattatttgataaCAATTATGCACAATACAATAGTATTTTGGGTAAGAAATATATTCCTGAATGGAATACCTTTTGGAATTATAGTATTACGAGTCGCTTAATAATGACTCAAGGTCAAACACCTtttccccaaattcacttcagaatgcacaacaaaacacactgtttgattaagtcaacaatatctaagtcttttaatcaaaagtaaCGCATGATTTAACAATTGTGAGTGAACATAAATACATAGTTTGCAATcagtctgaatcaatatattgatttcaaagttctgatgAATGTCCTGATTCACTtgagatcactgttcagcgaagttcaccgaagacttttatatccttttgcataaaatcctcacatagttgactatctccaaaatggtgctcttttcaccttccacacaatttctaatggaaaacaggcCTGCATTCAACAGTTGTACCCCTTTTCCCATTTACCAtgcttacattgacagatgtgttgtttcataaaccagactccagcaagtcgacagaagtatatattcctttcttggaagacgtagcactttgacgtattctagatcttctccgatattactggctgtagtagtacattgactacataaaatatttctggttcgcaaaTTCCTTTCTTTGGTGgactccgtggaaaggcttaGGATGAGTTTTGGAAAAGCGCTCTTCATAGATCGATCTTCATACAGCAAAAACTAAAACCCAACTGCGGTGGGAACTACTTTAAAACAATCTTCTTTAACATTCCTTTCctagttctttttctttttaaaggaatttttatttacaaaagtGCAACTGTAAATTTAAGGTATACCCGGGAATTAATCTGATAATCAGATTTCATGTCTTTCTCAAAATTTCTACGGTCTTCGCAATATTGGTTATACATCTCTTTGAGATGTTCGCCATCATATGATTCCATGAGATCGCATAGGTCATCCAGTTTGTTTTTCTTCAGCCATTCTTGGACATCTGATTCAGTCCAGTTGGAAGCAGATGATTTGGATGTTGGTGGTGCAGCAGCTCCGCTATGACTACGGACACCCCTGTGTTGCGTCGCGGCCACTTTTGGACCTTTTGGATGAAAAACAATAGacacaatatttattttaaattctaGATGGTTGATCTAAACGCGCATTTAAACACTACTTACCACTGAGTGCTTTAAACCAGACTATTCGTCTGAGGTATAAGATTATGCCATAATCGATTTTTGAAACAGTAGACTACAGGAAAATCTCAAATATGCGCTTGTATAAAATTGTTAAAGCATTTATGAGTAAAAATTGACAATCTAGGTATCTTTACTAATTTGAACCTGCTGAATCCTAAAAAGGTGCTGAGCAAGGGAAAACCTGAGGTTTTTAATCATCATGAGATCTGAACGAACAATCACAAGTGGATCTAGCAAACAGAAGGAACACGGTAGCTGAAAAGATCAGCAGTGTAAGTTTAAAGAAGAACGAGATTCGAACCGTCGTCATTGAGAAAGGCGCAAACGATATTTTCCAAACATTATATCGTTTTACCCAACGTTTTTAAGTGTAAGTGTGTCACCCATTCTACAGCTTCTTACCTTCAGTTTCATCTTTGATGGCAGTCAAGAGCCTCGGCAATTCAGTTTTCATCAGCCTGTCGGAATAGAAGTTGTAGTAGAGTTTTGTTCCTTGCAGAAGTCCTAACCAACCATCCGGTTGATAACCAGCCTCAATCAGGAGCGGAATAACTGACTTCTTCAATTTATATACATATTCTGCCTCTGTATGCAAATGGTATAGACAAATATTACGTAAATGTTGATAAACATATGGTAGACGAGGATGACAGCGCCGGCGATTTGACGATTGACAAACGATACAAGAGATAACATTTGATGTTACCAGGTACGGGTGAGATATAACAAAGCCAAATTTCAACCTTCTTATACACCTCGACTTAATCTATTTACTTTGAAAGTGTTTTCATCTCATACAATACAAGCTGCAGGGCTCTTTACCCAAAAATCGTGAATACCGTCATATTTGTCCCATTCCTCGACAACTGTGACCGCAACTTACCTGACCTGCAGTTTTGACTGTTTTTGTACGCCTCGGACATGCAAATGAGAACAACATGCGACTTCTCTACCGCCTCAGCCATTGCAGCAAGTATGTCACCACCTAAATAAATGTAAAAGGTGCCCGAAACGGTGGTTAGTTTGTAACCTAAGTATACAGGACGACTGAGTGAGCAATACAAGCAACTGTCATAATAATTGTCTCCAACACTACTGCAATCAATTCGGAGACGCTAAATGTGACCAAAATGGAGCACTGAAACACCCTTGATTGTGCTCTAAAAGGTCCCAAAAATACTTTTCGTTTTTTACAAgtaattttcaaccagaaagccaagaaagaccctttttGGTACCTAATATACCAGTAAAATAAATTGATCGTTCAGACACAACAGATAAATAACCAAATCTTACTCATATGAGTATCATCCATCCACACCCTATACCCGCTGTTCACTAAACTATCTCTCAACTTGGTAGCAGTTGGCTTGGAGTCCCATTGATAGCTGATCATTATTTGCGCCGACTTGGATCTCAACTGCTTTGGCTGTTTGATTGATGCTTCGTACAACGGCGTAGAGTATTGTGCGGGATGTTGCCTAATTGGGATGTTTTCATGACTGGTTCCTTTGATTTGCCAGAGAGCATATGAACTCGCATCCTGAAGGTCTTTGTTACCTGATTTGAGCAATTTCTCGAGTGCTGCATGACAAAAACAGAAACGAACATTATAACTAACTATAATAGATAATCCTTTTTGGTAAAATTCGACACAAGTgttatagaatcaatatctaataACGCACCACAATTAATTGACGTGTCGAATATGATTCTGTTCGGCCTATCTAGTTTTACTGGTTTGCTAGGTTTTTATCCGAACATGAAAATAATCATTACATGACTCACGTTTATATGTCGGACTTCCTGATTGACTCAACGAACGACAAATTCCACAGGGCTCTAGCAGCAACGCTCTGTTCTTCCTCGGAGAAGTCCTCTTGCAGCATTGTAATTTTATCATATCGTCTTTGCACTTCAGATAGTCTGTCAGATCGTCAATTACGCGTGCCTTGCGATAAATTTCACGGTTGCTGTTATATTTGCGAATGGAATTATGTAGAATGCCAAACATAAATCCGACTGAAGTTCGTAGGAACACCATCTCAATCTCACTGTTGAAGTATTTCTTGACTTTCCGTAACCCTTCAAGTAACAAAGGAATACAGCCGTGTATTCCAAAATCTGCGCCATGTTCGGCAGGAAAATGTAACGTAAGGATGATACCAATTCTCACCAGAAGAGTCAGATTTAAGAAACCAATTTGTCTCCATTGTTTTCTTTCCAAGAAACAGTACAGGCCTTTCCAAATCCTAGCAAAAAGTTGTGCAAACCCTTCTCTTTTCAAATACATCCCAAGCTGATATTGGTCATCGCACGGGCATTCACCATAGTCACAGGATTGCTCTATTACTGAAAGTGCTTTAGATGCTGCTTCAGTAGAAAAATCATCGCATGTTTTAAGCCACCGCATTGCCCAATCAAACCTAGGTTTCAAGTCTGCAAATTTTCTGCTCCCTGTTGCAATTGGTTCTGGCGGGCTGTAGGCAGGGACAGAAATattgaataaaataattataCAAGGCATACGAACTtgcaacaccaacaacaacaaaacaacaagaaCAAGGCAATGAACCGGCTAAAGTTCATGAGTGATATTATAATATACTAGcactgtgcacaaaaagtatccgtgcacttaaaacaaaagcaatatctaaaagacactaaacctaaattaccaaaacAAAGTAGTCTATAGATGGGGAATTCTGTTCTGCGCATATTTGGATACATATTATTCGATATGATAGGACTTTAGTTTGCCAACTTTAAATGAAAAAGAGAACATTTGACAACGTGGCAATGTCACCTGCCATGCCGTAATGAACCCGGTACAAAGGCAAGTTGGAATCGCCCTGAAGGAAGAAAAGTTCCCAAATATGTTACTTTTAAAATGCTCTCCtttccattcaaattggtataacttaAAGGAATAAATTCGCATCTTGCCAAATGAGATgttaaaatacgcagaacaaatttatacaaatttatccatctattgattactttatttgagGTTTAGCGTCTTTGAAATAGTTTAGCGTCTTTGAAATATTGCTTTTGGGTTTTTAAGTGTACgtatactttttgtgtgcagtatataTTTGATTCGTGCTTGCGTACCTTTGAGAGTCCATGGTAGTCTTTGCAGCTTTGAAATTGAAAACGACGTTGGCTAAacctataaaatattttaaaaaaatacaatgcgTTTTCTTATTTTGTGCAATATCTTGCACTATTTTAAACATAAAAAACTAGGTGAATCATCAATGTTGATGAATCGTATTTCACTTTTTCTTTAGCTCATAAGGACTTTTTCGCCTTTAGTTTAGTTTGAAgttacatatcaaaatacattGTGGCGGAAATGGATATCGAAGAgagagggcctccttcagtcaCGTGGTTTCATTGGCTATATAAGCCGAGTGCAAGAGCACTCTTGACCAggtccggcaaggcccgcagagctggcatagtaatTGTTCGCGGGCaacccaacccaaacctccacgttgTGTCGGATAACactaacttgggcaatggggaatAGGCGTGGAAGCGAAGATTTCGGCGTAGTCGGAGACCATGTATAGTTTTGGCCACGGTCTAGCCACTTCTTCTGCTGATTCGGCCGGTGTGGCTCCGAGAAGACTCCGTTTGGTTTTTGAAATAAGTGCAAGGAAATGGCCAAAGTGCAAAAACATACATCGTAAATAGAGTAAACTATACATGTCTTTATTAAATCCTCTTCATAATACGAAGACAGTGGGCTACTATGGTGCTGTAATGCGACGTGTAGTATTGGAACCCGTCTCTGACTACGGACCATGGGTACGGGTAGTAGAGGGGTCTGGAGCAAAAATAGGGCGCGAGCATATCAATTTCTAAGCGTTCTTTATAAagacattgttcattgaatttgcaACCGTACGACAAAACAAGCGAAAATAATAACctattgcacaagatttgcaattgaaagagaattggccattgctcatgcGCAATTAATCTAGTATACGGACAATAtatgtgtgctctttcatttaacgCCACAAAATACTGTAAGGATCAACCGGGGTTTCGACTTTTACAACCTacattggtcaaaaattgtgcatgaataggccgttttcaacagatttaccacatttgccttgctataaacatgaaATGGcatcatctgttgacgtaatgaaaaacaAGTGTTTTTAGCGGgaggtgttagctttcgttcgatataaaaccTTTTCTGAttagctctagtatagagcctctgcCAATGCCCAATAGCACAAGTAATTATGAGGTCTGACTATACCATGTACAAGCAATCTGAGTTCTGACTCGGCGCTACGCGCCTTTCACACCTCGGCGCTGCGCGCCTCGAAgtcggcgctacgcgcctctaCGCGCCTCTACTGTTGGACATCGCGATCCGAGGGAACTGACCAAGTTctatttctgattggatgaaggaaactaTTGGGGTTCTGACAAAACCATTCATAGATggcgtattttccactagtcaccagctagaagctcacacagctcaaACGTGTtgtgtaaacacagactgtgtagagacaatgcaTTGCTAGACTCACTGTTCTTGGACAAATTTGtgtactcaggtgtatcgaggtggaaactgtacaTAGAAGCCCATAGATGCATTAAGagtatcgttttgtagccaaacctttcgataTACACGGGTACGGGTACAGCCCTGAAGGGTCCGGAGCCATGGGGACGGggacggaaattgggactcgataCATCAACAGCAAAATTTATTCGTATCACTTGAGCTCACTTACCACAGTGCTTGTCAGAACTGAATTGAAAAACTCCCCTAATTATAGTGCCATTAAAGTCAAAGGCATGGATGCAATGCAACCTATTTTGATACGGCTGATGGTCTCTGTATTTAATAGCAGTCACTGGTAAGTTATAGTCAAAGCCAAATGCAATAAGGAGGCTATACTGCTGTATGTCCGTTTTGACTATGTCAAAGTTGCCAAATACAGGCTATCAAAATGCAAACAATCACTGTTTAGTGTTCAAGTTCAATGTTACTGCCATTCGTCATAATAGTCGACCTCGACCCGTATGCAACGTTACACAGTGCATCCATGCATAACGCCGTACTCTGTTCTTTTCTGTTGATATGAACCATTACAACTATT contains the following coding sequences:
- the LOC140170683 gene encoding E3 ubiquitin-protein ligase NEURL1B-like is translated as MKFHNTCHGKHITLSEEATVATRIARFHHGIVFGDHPVAPGERVTFEIRSTTPEYAGALRFGFTNHNPDTIDPQSLPQYVIPDLTKKQGYWASAVNDQRLIKEGVTFSYFYTAENIVKYSIDHVDGQVASDNKLESSVNAREPMWPLIDVYGTTTSVKFVAAPVAAIQCRGVRGNGEFTPSQISLASNWTESDVQEWLKKNKMDDLCDLMESYDGEHLEEMYNQYCEDRRNFEKDMKSDYQMNSRVYLKFTVALGKLFKE
- the LOC140171073 gene encoding uncharacterized protein, translating into MVFLRTSVGFMFGILHNSIRKYNSNREIYRKARVIDDLTDYLKCKDDMIKLQCCKRTSPRKNRALLLEPCGICRSLSQSGSPTYKPLEKLLKSGNKDLQDASSYALWQIKGTSHENIPIRQHPAQYSTPLYEASIKQPKQLRSKSAQIMISYQWDSKPTATKLRDSLVNSGYRVWMDDTHMSGDILAAMAEAVEKSHVVLICMSEAYKNSQNCRSEAEYVYKLKKSVIPLLIEAGYQPDGWLGLLQGTKLYYNFYSDRLMKTELPRLLTAIKDETEGPKVAATQHRGVRSHSGAAAPPTSKSSASNWTESDVQEWLKKNKLDDLCDLMESYDGEHLKEMYNQYCEDRRNFEKDMKSDYQINSRVYLKFTVALL